The sequence below is a genomic window from Ipomoea triloba cultivar NCNSP0323 chromosome 10, ASM357664v1.
ATGAGGTTGTAGGTGCAAGTGTGAAAACGGTTTGGGTGACGCAGCAGATGCTGCTGTCACGTCTCCTTTGTGAGCTGTGCTGATGTCGCGGATGACGTCATTTTCTTTAGGTAGCGTGCCTACGTtgttttactgttttttttttctttaaagattataaaatttaaaaaagaaaatgctgTGGAGCATAGAATCTTGACTTTGAATAATTGATTGATGGCCGCTGATTTTTCTTGcttatcttttccttttttttttattttttttttattggggATTATTTCACTGTCACCCCTGACGTTAAAATCAATTGCACATGCCCCTCActatggcaaattatatcgtggaccatgatcataactgatactgcagttgtgttgaacggatactgcagttgtgttgaaaagatactgcagttgtgttaaaaggaaactgcagttgcacggaacagaggccgttcatccgttccacacaactgcagtatccgttcaacacagctgcagtatcttttcaacacaactgcagtatccgttcaacacaactgcagttccaaatgaatgacacggcctctgctccgcacaactgcagttccttttcaacacaactgcagtatcctttcaacacaactacaatatcctttcaacacaactgcattatcaaccatgacccatggtccacagtataagtaCTGCCTCACTATTCCGTCTATCCAGCATTCAGGTCAAATCATTATTTCAGCTGAAGAAGATAACTCTATGGCCCTGTTTAGTAAATGATTGTtcgctgattgggttggctgtttgggttaaaagttatgattagttgataacattggctgattgtagaaagttgtttgatacattagctgttagctgatagctgtttggtataatttcttttctcaaaaagctaattgaaaaggctgttttgagtaaccttttgatttttagtattttggagttgcaaaaagcttattaaccaaacaactaatagtggttaaataagccaaaattggctgataggctgattatttaccaaacatggcctatatatatatatatatatatatatatatatatatatatatatatatattgtaattattattgataatgatttctaaccatactttgtataataaattaggaaatatataattatatgagtacgATTGACACTGGTGtcgataattattttaaaatttttttacataatacAAAATAGTCATaataagagcatccatatcagtgggtttattttgtgaattttcaggagtttttgtaagtgtgattaagagAGAGAATAgaagatgaaaaataaaaaaaagaaaaaaaaacaaagaaacaattaTATTCTgacatttgaaattaaaaaaaaaaaaagaaggaagttaacagtcagagtggccgccagttggcggccactctgacttgCCCCAACGGGTGCGTGAGGAACACGCGACCACTGGGGCGCGAATTGTCGCGCAACGCGCGAGTTGTgcgatgttttttttttcttcacctGCAAAATCTGATTTTGCAGGAGAATTAACTCTCCAAATTGAAGCCTCCATATCAGTTGTGATTTTCTTCGTTTAGTTTTTTCTCTGACATGAACCCCAAATAAACAACAGATAAAGATgctttaataataacaacaataagaacaacaacatttatttaaatataaattgtcaatttttatcattaattaattaatcaacataactaagaaaactaaaatatatatctCAAATTTGAAGATTTTGAAGATTTATTTAAGTCACTAGTTTCTTTTTGTCCtatttcttttatcaagatCTCAATAATGGAGGGCATCAAgtatccattttatttttaaaaatcttcaaatttgagatatatgttttagttttattagttatgttgattaattaattaatgataaaaattgataatttatatttaaataaatgttgttgttcttattgttgttgttgttgttattattattattaggactctatgtagttGAGTCATAGTATGAGTCTTTGTCTCAGTAGACTTATGATTCCTTcggtatatataattatgtaatcTGTACGGTTTATGATTGAACACTTAATACAATATTGAAGCTCTCATCATTATGACTATTTTGTATTATGTGAAAAAATTCTAAAGTAATGATCGACACCCTTGTCAATCgtgctcatatatatatatatatatatatatatatatatatatatatatatatatataatacctaTGATCTAAAAattggaaggcacaacaatgtgcgcTACAAGGCACGACAATATGCACTCTAAGGCAAACAATATTCACTATGAAGGCACAACATTGTACTCTAGAAGGCATAATAATATCctctgtatggcataacaatgtgcactagaagaatgAACAATATGCACTGTATGACAAAATAATGTGCATTGGAAGAAGAAACAATGtacactggaagaaggaacaatgtacactggaagacaaaaaaaattaacttacacaaaattagaataatgtcaccgcattttaaaaaaaaatctcaaatttaGACCCTTGATTTGAACTCAACCTATAGCTATAGTTAcatcttatttctcacctaaggcaattgtttcacatgatcatttatctctctctctctatatatatacatatttcttttttcaaaacaaatgcATTTCCTGAAAAAAAATCTAGAGGCCGAAGCCTTACAAACGCCTTAGGCCCAAAAATAACCTAGAGCTCACAATCTTGAGGTCCAAAGACCTTACAATCTCAATGGGCAAAAAGGCCTACAAAACATAAAGGGCCAAAGCCCTAACATTCCAAACGGGCTACCATCTAGCCTAACAATTATAAAGGCCCAATGGGTAACAAAATTTAAGCTAAAGCGTACCATACGCTAAATCTAATATAAGAATCCAAAATTAGAACACATAAGGCCCATTTGGCTTGCATCTCCTTAGGCCCATTAAATGTGACCATCTGCAGCCCATCTCCACATGGCCATTCGGCCACTCATTCCACAACAGCCCAAGCTTCCTCAACccagttgttatgccgtggacccaggtccaccttgcaaggtagacatGGGTCCAATATGACGCcgtttcacatttttttataaaaaaaaattaacggcgttaacggctcctcatcgcaacagaacacaaactctacattcacaaaccctatactccatattcacaatttgaaaactccacattcacacattacagggttatgtttagtaactataataccactgttatgcattcacacattcaaaactctatattcataggtcctatactccatgttcacaacttgggaactccacattcacacattacagggctacaagttgctagaactctattaactctactacaggttcacacattcataactctacattcacaaattttatacttcatattcacaatttgaaacctccatattcacacatttcaaggctgctagaactctgttaactctactacagatcaCACATttataactctacattcacaaattctatactcaatattcataatttgaaacctccacattcacacatttcagggctatatgtttagtaatttttttaaaaaaaaaaaatagtgaaacagCGTCGCAaagtggacctaggtccacgaCATAATTTGCGTCCTCAACcttttttatcaattaaaatGATCCAAAAAACCAAATTAATTCCAATAATCCATCACACATCCAATTTTTCAACcttttttatcaattaaaatGATCCAAAAAACCAAATTAATTCCAATAATCCATCACACatccaatttttctttttccatcttCAGTCATAGCAGCCAATTAATTCCAacgaggcaaattattgtgtggaccatgaatataaggtacatttttattacactaaaagtacattattttgtactgaatgtacattatttgatagtatatataaattaatgtagtttcaatacttttttttttttgaaaaataaacaaacaacatACATTAAAAGGAAGACTCCGAAGAGAGAATGTCAGACAAGAACAAAGGGGGTGAAGACACCCAAACAATGCAATCAGCTATGAACACGGCTTCCCAAGCAAGTAAATGGGCGGCCGAGTTCGCAGTTCGCTTAGCAAATAAAAAGCTAATACAACGGAAATCTTTAGCTAGATTACGAATATCCTCTAGGACTAACTCAAAGGAAGAATCTAAGTCATTTTTCTTTAGTCCCTGGATGACGAGAAGCGCATTGATTTCAATCTGCATGCGATCCAACTTCAATTACCCTCTGCATCACGGATGATAAATCCCATGCTGGTAATACATAGTTCATTGTAGCATGCAGCATCAACATTCATTTTTGTCCAGCCAAGAGGTGGTTTTTGCCAACGACTGTTGTGAAGGCAGTTTTCAGTCTTTAAATTAACAATTTGCATGTTGGACCAAGCATTGAGAAATCCTCTTGcaccatcaacaacaacaacatagtTCGGTGGGGAGTTACTCCAAACTTTATGATTTCTTGTTTCCCAGATTTTCCAACAAGTGACCAATAATAGGCATAACAAATTAGAGTCTGGAGCTTTCATGTTGTTGCTGATCCAATTATGAAACTGGTTTGCATTATTGACATTGAGAATATTAAGTTTCCTCCAACAATCCTTCGTGAAGCTACAAGATATGAATAGATGAGCAATAGATTACGAATGGCTTGAGCATAGGTTGCAATGGATAGGGCAGGGCACATGCTTCATATGGAGGTTATCTGCAGTAGGTAAAAAATTAGAACAAGCTTGCCATAAAAAGTTCTTGACTTTGGGGGGAATTGGCAGCTTCCAAAACTGAGTCCTGCTtgcatcttcttgtgcatccatttctCCAACAAGCTTTCTATAACAACTACTCACTGTGAACTTCCCGTTCTCTTCCCTGCACCAAATTAGTTTGTCATCATGAGGTAATGAAGGAATTGGGATCCTTAGTATTTGCTCTTTATCATTGGCCAAGAATAAGTCATCAAGGATCTCAGTGTCCCAGTTATAGCCTTGTGTGTTCAGTAGTGAGGAGACCTTTGCATCATGAAGATAAATTGGTTCAGGAGTTTGAACGAAGTGTGATTGCTGATCGGGGAGCCAGGGGTCTTCCCATATCCTAATAGAATTGCCATTCCCCACCCTCCATCTACAATTTGCCTTGATAATTGCTTGACTATGAAGGATACTCCTCCATACAAACGAGGGGCTGCTCCCCAGTTTTGCATCCAAGAAGTTGGAGTCTTTGAAGTACTTTGCCTTGAAAATTCTGGACACGAGGGAATTTGGATATTGGATCAACCTCCATGCTTGCTTCCCGAGCAGGGCAGTGTtgaattctctaatttttcgaAATCCCATACCCCCTACTTTTTTAGGCATACACAGATCGTCCCATCTTCTCCATCTTATGCCTTTTCTAGACTCCTGGTTACCTGTCCACCAAAATCCATTCAAGGCCACCTCAATCTTATTGCATAGCTCATGAGGAAGCAAGAAGATGCTCAGGTGGGGATTGCTTgcaaaacatttttttattaaaatctcCCTCTCGGCCTTTGACAGAAATTTGTTGTTCCAACTGTTGATCTGAGCCACCACTTTATCTTTTATAAAGCCCAATATCTCATTCTTTCTTCGACCCACAAGAGATGGAAGCCCAAGGTATTTCCCACAAGAAGACCCTTCAGCTATACCAAGAATATCATATATAACTTCCTTAAAAATGGTATCAACATTCTTGCTAAAGAAAATGGAAGACTTGATAAGATTCAATGACTGACCAGAAGCAGTACCAAAATCCATGAGAATAGACTTTAGAATGTTTACTTCTAAGGAGTTTGCTCTACAGAAAATATAACAATCATCCGCGAACAACAAGTGGGAAATAGGAGGAGCATCTTTTGCAACACAAACCCCTTGGAGATTCCCAGATTGGACTTCTCTGTTAATTAGAGCACTTAGACATTCCATAACCAAAATGAAAAGATAGGGGGAAAGATGATCCCCTTGTCTTAACCCTCTACCTGAAAAAATTGGACCTAAGCATTGCCCCTCTTGGATTATGGAGTAATTGACTGACCTAATGCAACCCGAGACCATCAAGATAAATTTAGAGCAGAAACCAAGTTTAAGCAAGACCCCCTCCACCAGACTCCAGTTAACCCTATCGTATGCTTTACTCATGTCAAGTTTCAACCCAACTACCCAGACTTCCCTTGGGTTTTCCTTCTCATGAAATGATGAGCTTCAAAAGCAATAAGGAGGTTATCTGTAATTAACCTTCCTGGGACAAAGGCTGATTGTGATTCAGAGATAAGTGTATGGAGGAACGGTTTAATTCGGTTGGCTAATGCTTTGGCCAGGATTTTGTAGAGACTATTGCAAAGTGCAATAGGTCTCAAATCAGTCATACTGGTAGGATTAGAGATTTTTGGGATCAGAACAATATGAGTTGCATTACTATCAAGAGACAGGGTCTTAGAAACTCTAAATTCCTCACAATAATTCACCACATCACCTCCCACAATATCccaaaagaattgaaaaaatcCCAGGGGGATCCCATCCGGACCCGGAGATTTATCTGGTTTCATATAAAAAACAGCATATTTTAATTCCTCATTTGTAAATTTTCTCATGATGGCTTCATTCTGAGTGTGAGAAAGTTTGTTTTCTAGACAATTAAGAGCATAACTCAAATCACCAGGAACCTCAGtaaataagttttgaaaataattgaGCATCAGATTATTGAGGTCAATACCTTTCTCCACCCAAGAGCCCTCCTCATCTCTGAGCCTATCGATCTGGTTGTTGTTCCGCCTCCTCCGAACTGAGTTGTGAAAGAAAGTAGTGTTTTTGTCACCATCCTTGAGCCAGAACTCCTTAGCACATTGCTTCCAGTAATCATTTTGATGTTCTATAACTCTTAGGTGCTGGAATTGGGCATCTTAATTGGAACAAAGCACAACCGCGGGGATTTAATCTGTTCTTGAGGATCACCATTCATTTCTCCCAATATGTAATGCGCTGTTTAAAATTCTTGGTGAAGACCTTCCCCCACCTCCGAATATCCTCACTGCATCTGCCAAAACAATGATGAATATTGTCGCCTCTCGAGCGGTTCCAACTCTGAATAACTACCTCACGGCACTGGGACTCCTTCAGCCAAAGATTCTCAAACATGGAAATTCTGAACACACTGGAAGTTACTAGTTTCGGGACAACCTTGATTAAAATAGGAAGGTGGTCACTTCGCGAGGTAATGATAGAACAAGCACACGCCCCTTGAAATCTATCCCTCCAGCTATCTAAGACAAGCACCCTGTCAAGCTCAGTGAGCTCGCTTCGTTCGACCGCAGTCTTGAATCCATCAATGAGCCAATTCGGTTGAGGGTTACCTCCTATCTTTTCCTTGGCACTGAGGATGTCGTTGAAGTCTCCAACAACTGCCCAGGGAAGGGTGAATTGCGTTGATAGTGTTTCCAAGAGGTTCCATTCGACTGGACGTCTATTTCTATCAGGTTCCTCATAGAAACTGGTAAGACGCTATTTTTTGTCTCCATCCCCCTCGTTAATAACCATGTCGATGTGTCTTGCAAAGAATGACTTAATAATAACCACAGTAGTTCCAGGCAAGAATGATCATTTGTCTAGGTGGGCCTGAACACCAGGTCCCACCTCTGGGAAGTTTTTTGGGTTAACTATggcaaagttttggttcaccatCATGGGTTCCTCAGAAGGCATATTCTCTGGATCCTCAGTCCATTTTCTATTTTGCTCACCATTTAAAAAGCCCATAGCCAATGTTTGACTTTGAAAAGGAGTGCCCGCTCTCTCTACTGCTTCGTTAATGTTTCTGATAGTTCATAAATGTCTGACCTTTTCTGATCTGTCCTTCCAGCAAGCTTAGTATTGTCCCCTAGGTAAAGAGGGTAATTTCCAACGAATGGTCTAGGTTGAACCTCGTACCTCGATTCCGATGTCCCGCCTTCTATCAGTTTGTCTCGTTCACATGTTGCTCCGGTCACCAACCTTGCTTTGGTCGGAAGTTGTGCAAGCAGCCAACGGCTACTCTAGATCTGACCGCGTCGACCACCAGCACGCATATCCGGACTATAGGCTTTCACCATGTCTGTGCTCTGAGTGTCGAACTGTCTAAGGCAGTACTTGTTTGCGTGCCCTATTCATCCACAAACGAATTAGAAGGTTGGGAGCCTCTCGTATTTGCACTCCATACATATGTTTTCCTCTGGTGAGACCTTTATCTTGATTCTTCTCTTTAGGGGTTTGGTAATATCCAGAATGACCCTTACTCTGATCAAAGCGCTCCGGGTGCCATCAAAGTGTTCCAAGTCGGACTTTATGAACTCTCCTAAATGTGCTCCAATAATCTCTGCGATCTTGGGATTTGAGAACCGCTGGGGGATTTTATGGATTTGGACCCAGAACTCAGTTTTAGAGAAATCTGCATCAAACGGGGAATCTTTGCTTTCTATCTTTTGAAGAACGAGAAGGTTTTGGTCATAGGACCATGGCCCGTCATCAAGGATCCTTTGTCTGTCCTTCTTATGACAGAAGTAGAAGATGAACAAGTTTGGTGCTACTTCCTCTGCCATCATTCCTTTTCGATGTCTCCAAGTCTGTGCCATGGTTTCCTTCAGATAGTTAAAACAAACCATTTTTTCGGTCATGAGGGAGCCAACTAGCATGTAGCTTTTAGTGTCAAGATCTTCATTATCCTCCGTCGCAATGTTGACCTCCACCTCATTATCGTCCGAGATACTAAGGTTAGCATACTGCTCGTACAGAGTTTCCTTTCCTTTGCTGCTAGAAGCCATGACAGGGGTGAGTCGGTAATAGGATAAATGTGTGAGTGGTTACGTTTATAGTGAAGGGGTATAGCAGcaacataatatataatggGGAGAAAGCCAGTCATAAAACTTCAGCATTGAATGCTTCATGGCCTTCATAAATGCAGAATAAACCAACCACCATTAAGAGCTATCAACCCCACCAACCAACTACATGCAGGACCAACAAATAAGATAAGGGGAATCAAGGGATCTGTAGACAGCTTAGTAACAAGAGAAAAGAGGGAACTTGTTACTAAGAGCAAGATAGTCAGGGATAgcttgttaatatatgtacaaaaataatgtacgtttagtatattaaaaatgtactttttatttatgggcCACACagcggaccatggtccatgcaataatgattgctctAACGAAACCCAATATTACTAGAAATGTGTACCAAATTAATTGTAGACCCAATTAGTCCACTTTCACCAACGAAACTCCAGTGACACGACCCAATTAATCAAATTCCATTTTTCAGAATAACTATCAACTCTTTTAATTCAATCAACTTTTTATCTCACAAATCCAACTTCTCAGCCCATTCACAAATTATCCACCTAATAAGCTTTTGATTTGCCTTCAAGTTCCTACCCAATAGCTCATTATCATTTCTCCACATTGAACTTTGTTGTGCTATTTCTAGAAAAATTGAAGCTGCCTTCATTGCCATAATATCCTTCTCTTCTTTATACTCCTTCCGGTTCTTGTCATACATAGTCAACAAATACACATTCACCTCATGAAAGGCCTCTACCACCAAATTAAAAAATCCCTTGTCCTTATCAGTATATTCCCTTACCGCCCCTATCCATTCCTCACTACTTTTGAGCACTCTAACCTTTTTAGGCCTAGTAGAACTTGCTTCTCCCTTCCCAGCCGAACCTCCACTGTTAATTTCACTTGTTTTCTTTAAAAGCTGAGCCTCCATTTCATCATATTTGACTTGGCCCATAACCATATTTGGTCTTCCAGAATTAGCCTCATCATCTCCCAACGCCATTTTTTCCAAGAAAATTTTTCCAGCATGAAGTAAACATTTGTTGGTAGAAAGTTTGATCAATTAAAGTAAACAAGAACGAAACAAACAATTGTATAAAGCAAGGGAATGAATCATGATCGGTTGTGATGCCTCACCGTGTGACTTAAGTTGGGGAATGTTGATTCAACTACTttggctattcaagggtgttAACTCACAATCCTTTTCCACAACTAGTGTACTAAGGCTCTCTAGCTTAGGAATACTTGTTAGGTAACCAAAAGCTTtagaggcatttcatcaaacacttttgCTTCAACACCTTCCTACTAGTCTACTCTTAGATTTCCATTGGATCTATAATTGCAAAAGCTAACCTCAATACTAATCACTAATCATGCTTAGATCAATGCCTCAATCTTCTAAGAGATTGGCCAAAAACTCTTAGAGTCAAATCAAAGCAACAATCAAAGAACAAGAATAGAATTCCAAAATAGAGTGAATCAACTTCCACAAATTAGAATTGAAGATCAACACTAATCATGcacaacattgcacaattcaatccctaaatGAAAGTAGCTACTCATCTTCATGAAATTGAAATCTCAAAAACCTAATTGAATTAAGGAATGTAAATTGCAAATACAATTGAAATATAAAACTAGATTATGGGTAGAATTTACCTAGTAGCAATGAAATACAATCTTCAAAGTATCTTTGTTCTTCAATCTTGGATCAATGGAAGCTAAACTCTAaaatctctctttctctctctgaaaagtaatgttgcaaaaatcgcaatcggcgcctaggtgctaggcggcCGGGGGCCGTGTCGAGGAAGACCGGGGACCCCGTCTCAACccccttccccccccccccactttTTTTTCGCTGGAAAGAGGAGAGCTGTACTGCATGCGACGTGATTTCAAATCTGATGGCGATGGATGGTATAGTTTTCACTTCTGGAGAAGATGTAGACGCCTGAAGTGGTATTTGTCGCCGCCGGTCTAGAGGTTGGATGGCGTAGCTTCTGCTTCCGGCGATGGAGATTGGAGGTTGATATTTAAGATCTATCAGCGATGGTTCGATGGATGGAGATGCGAGGTTGACGCAGTGGTTGGACTGCGGTCGGTGAGATTGTAGCCTGGAGATCGCCGGCTAGAGGTTGGTGGTCCGTGGTCGACTATGGAGTCTGTACATTAAAGGTCACATGTTGAAAGCAATGGAGTCAGCAATGGATTGTAGCGTAGTCTGTAGGCCTTGGAAATTGATTTTGTCTTGAAAATTAAAGGCCTTAAATGTCGTTGGTTGAAGGCTTTAACAATTAGTATATTAAGTGCAAAGTAAATTAACATATCTACTCATCTTCTTGGAATTTGGAGTTAGgtgtttttaataaaataaaaaataaaaaaattaaattgggcGCCTAGGGGGTGCCTAGCATCTTTTTCAACATTGCTATAAAGAGCTCTCAAGTGAAAAATGCTAATCTAAAAATGTAATCTGAAAAATGATCCAACTCTCTTTAAAGTTTCTAACTATACCTTTAAATAGCATTCCCAAAATTGCCCCTTCATTTAAGCATTCCGCACTCCCCGTCCACGcgggctccacgcgtggaggcccGCCGTGGATCAGCACTGGAAACGATCCATGCCGACTCCACTCGTGGAGTGATCTTCCACCCCGTCCCAAGACTCCTTCTTCGCTCTGTATGCTCGTTACGTCCTCATGTTTCGCCCAATGGCTCCCGGGATTTGTAAAAACACTTTAAAACACCAAAGAAATAGTTTTGCACTAGTCCTACGCATTGGAGCATAAAATGTCATAAGTTATTCACAAAAGGATGCTAAACACTACTAAATAATCCAACTTAGACCCTAATTTCAAGTTATCTTGGgtccttatcaaagtttccacacttaaaccttgcttgccctcaagaaGGTCATTTCAATCACAAGCACATAAGTACccaaagataactaggatcacttaatttggacattcGGTCAATCAAAACTGAATGCAAAAGCTATCGGAGAGGGAGAAATCCCTCATGCTATCTACAAAGAGTGttagctagatgtcatacaactcaagaaatattctcGGGAAGCAAAAACCCTTTAAAGATAGACATTAAATCAAAGAGAACACACCTCTCACACCATGTGcaagcatgcaaaccaaaaTTAAATTCACCTCCGATTTAGCTATGGCTTttaagccgatcccactagtgggaatgaTGTACACCAAccaatcaacccttccaaccgaacgCCAAAGCCTTATGCATAAagataaatgagggtaggggcatggaccaccaccgccaatggcttggggcagtccctctttcttctcacttcctagggtaacgtcatcgggcacccgatttcacatggatctccatgcctTTTCGAAGGTCGGTGCAATGGGTACCTGAaccctagcgaagtggctcacatcctctcttgttttctcatcttctaggatcATTTCATTTGGACAACCGACTTTACGTAGATCTCTACGCTTGTTCGAAGGTTGATGCAATGGTTGCCCAGtcctagcaagatggcttcCCTCGGTTTttacctctaggagtggccttttgccttttctacttttcttcATACAACCCCTATTACCATTTTCTTAGGatttaggaattttttttcaCTCTAATGCTcaccaataggctcaccttttgccccatgccctacctaGGTTAGTTCAATTTCGGGCTTTGCTTACAATATCTTTGTCAAATTAAAAGGtgtacactcccacttcgaaagatccttgactaaggtcctatcCAAATAAGAGGTAaacatcatgcaagcatgcAAAAATGTAAACCTACTTggttctaaacactctcatgggtgctaAAAGGTAACttcccaaagatatttcaagaataaattttttattggcatctagtcaaaactctccctagataacacaaacaaCGACTCACTCTCCAAATAGCAAGCGCACCACTCATCATGACCACaagaccaaattaaagcattcaAGCAATTAAGCGCGAaatgcatcc
It includes:
- the LOC116033095 gene encoding uncharacterized protein LOC116033095 codes for the protein MGFLNGEQNRKWTEDPENMPSEEPMMVNQNFAIVNPKNFPERLTSFYEEPDRNRRPVEWNLLETLSTQFTLPWAVVGDFNDILSAKEKIGGNPQPNWLIDGFKTAVERSELTELDRVLVLDSWRDRFQGACACSIITSRSDHLPILIKVVPKLVTSSVFRISMFENLWLKESQCREVVIQSWNRSRGDNIHHCFGRCSEDIRRWGKHLRVIEHQNDYWKQCAKEFWLKDGDKNTTFFHNSVRRRRNNNQIDRLRDEEGSWVEKGIDLNNLMLNYFQNLFTEVPGDLSYALNCLENKLSHTQNEAIMRKFTNEELKYAVFYMKPDKSPGPDGIPLGFFQFFWDIVGGDVVNYCEEFRVSKTLSLDSNATHIVLIPKISNPTSMTDLRPIALCNSLYKILAKALANRIKPFLHTLISESQSAFVPGRLITDNLLIAFEAHHFMRRKTQGKSGSVNYSIIQEGQCLGPIFSGRGLRQGDHLSPYLFILVMECLSALINREVQSGNLQGVCVAKDAPPISHLLFADDCYIFCRANSLEVNILKSILMDFGTASGQSLNLIKSSIFFSKNVDTIFKEVIYDILGIAEGSSCGKYLGLPSLVGRRKNEILGFIKDKVVAQINSWNNKFLSKAEREILIKKCFASNPHLSIFLLPHELCNKIEVALNGFWWTGNQESRKGIRWRRWDDLCMPKKVGGMGFRKIREFNTALLGKQAWRLIQYPNSLVSRIFKAKYFKDSNFLDAKLGSSPSFVWRSILHSQAIIKANCRWRVGNGNSIRIWEDPWLPDQQSHFVQTPEPIYLHDAKVSSLLNTQGYNWDTEILDDLFLANDKEQILRIPIPSLPHDDKLIWCREENGKFTVSSCYRKLVGEMDAQEDASRTQFWKLPIPPKVKNFLCFTKDCWRKLNILNVNNANQFHNWISNNMKAPDSNLLCLLLVTCWKIWETRNHKVWSNSPPNYVVVVDGARGFLNAWSNMQIVNLKTENCLHNSRWQKPPLGWTKMNVDAACYNELCITSMGFIIRDAEGN
- the LOC116033096 gene encoding uncharacterized protein LOC116033096 — its product is MASSSKGKETLYEQYANLSISDDNEVEVNIATEDNEDLDTKSYMLVGSLMTEKMVCFNYLKETMAQTWRHRKGMMAEEVAPNLFIFYFCHKKDRQRILDDGPWSYDQNLLVLQKIESKDSPFDADFSKTEFWVQIHKIPQRFSNPKIAEIIGAHLGEFIKSDLEHFDGTRSALIRVRVILDITKPLKRRIKIKVSPEENICMECKYERLPTF